TCTTTTTCATATTCATTTGTTTTAGATTAATAAAATGTTGTTTAGTTGCATACACAAAGAGTGTGAGCCTTCTTGACATTCCTTGTCAGAAGGTTCTGGAATACCTGTAGCATAAAGAATGAAAATCAGCTCACACCTGCAGGTATATATGTGAGCTGACTCCGTAAAAGGAGAGAGCAGTATATATGCTACTGCAGGAGAAGCAGCTTTCAGACTTTTACCCATGCTACTTGAATTTTCCAGATTCTCTGACGGGTCAAAGCTTAATCGCTCTTCTCGATGTTGTCGGATGCTATTCACAAACGGACGGGACAAAGATAGAAATTAATTCTGAAAGTTGCAACATTGTGAGCTGTTTTTTAAAATTTGTGAGCAAAAATAGTGGATCTGGTTCTTTTCTCGTTGTTCCATTTTGTTCCTTTTCAAGTTTTATTTGTACTATTGCACATAATGTGTTAACTTTGCACCATGCATCACGAGAACTTCGATTCATCTGCCTCGGGATATATCACCAACTCCTTCGAGGGCATTAGCCAGACGTTTACTGATGTGGAGATATTGACTACGTCAGAAGTAAATGTTGTGGCTAAAGCGAAGCGCTATGGGCGCTGGTGGCTGCTGAAGGGACTGCGCAAGGAGGTGGCAGGAGAAGCGGGCTATCAACAACGATTGCGCAAGGAACTGGAGATACTGATGCTGCTACAACATCCGAACGTGGTGGCGACATACGGCATAGAGGAGGTTGAGAACCTGGGACGCTGCATCGTGATGGAGTATGTCGATGGTGTGACGCTGAATGAGTGGCTGACAGAGAAGCCTACACGACGAATGAGGATCAGGGTGATGTTGGAGATAACAGATGCTGTGTCTTATCTCCATACGAAAGGCATCGTCCACCGCGACTTGAAGCCTACAAACATTATCGTCACAGGCAACGGCAGTCATGTGAAGCTGATAGACCTCGGACTGGCTGACACAGATAGCCACACCATATTGAAACAACCAGCAGGAACGCCACGTTATATGTCGCCGGAACAGAAGCAGACGACTGTGGCCGATGCGCGCAACGACATCTACAGCTTGGGCATCATCATGCAGCAAATGGAATTGGGATGGCGATACCATTATATAATAAAAAGGTGTTTACGGCCCATCGAAGATCGTTATCAGCAAATAGCGGAACTGCAACATGCTATCCGTTCAGCAAACAGTCGCATCAGGAGAATTGCGGTATGCTTGGGGGCTATACTCATCATGGCTCTGTTACTGCTAATAGGCTTACAAATGCGAAGGGCCAAGGAACAGGACGAAAGACTGGCTGCAATTCACGCAAGCTATCAGCAACAACTGGAAGCGCAACAGCAAAAGCTGAAGCAGTTGGGTGATTCCACAACAGAACTAAAGCTTTACAACCAGCAGCAGAGGCAGAAAGAAATCGCCTTGGAAACAAGCAGAAGGAAAGTAGAGAATGCTATCAGCAAGGGGAAGGCTCTCGTTGACAAGACCATGCGTCAGACAAACATCGACAAGCATCTGGACACTCTGACCAACATCCTCTATATATGGAGCGACTTCACGTACAGAAGTAAGTCGGGCGAAAGAGCCATAGAGATGTATCTTAAGCAGATGGATTCTTCTTTTAGCGACGCTGAGAAGGAAGTAATAAGAAAATCAATGTATCGACACAACGAAGCTATTGTTGCGAAATGGAGAAAAAGACTAGTCAGTATCAGCAAATAGAAACCTGTGAACAACTCCGTTCGGAAATTGAAACGGCACTGAAAAAGAAACTGCAGACCCCGAAGGATTTTGAATTCCTGCGAGAGCGTATCTATGCACGGTTGCATATTCTTGTCAGCCGCACCACACTGATGCGCTTTTGGGGCTATATCAATGAAGATGTCTCTCCACGAAAAGCAACACTGGATATTCTGGCACAATTCCTGGGCTATCAGGACTTGGATGGCTACTGTCAGAACAGCCTTCTGCCTAAAGAACAACAGAGTAGTCCTGTGATGTGCAGACGATTGAGTGTGGCTAAGGAACTGGTCGAAGGAGAACGGCTACGACTGACTTGGAATCCGGAAAGAATCTGCGACATAGAGTATCTGGGCAACCTGCAATTCCGTGTCGTTGCATCAGAGAACACGCGTCTGAAAACAGGCGACACCTTTGAATGCAGCCTCATCATAGAAGGGGAGCCTCTCTATCTTGATAATCTCAAACAGGGAGATCAACCCCCGATTGCCTATGTCTGTGGTAAAAAGTCAGGCGTGTTTTATGAATACATGATTATGTAATCATTTTTATATTCCTCTCTCAGCCCAGTCGCCTCGGTCAAGGTTACGATACCCGATGGCTTCGGCGATGTGCATGGACTGTACTTTCTCGGAGCCGGCAAGGTCGGCGATGGTGCGGTCGAGCAGTTCCTTCCAATAACTTCCACCACCCAGATTCTTTAGTCGTTCATCATCTAGGGTAAAGCCCTTCACGATATACTCATGCAGACGTTCTGTGGCCCATTGGCGGAAACGAGTGCCTTGAATTGACTTCACCCGATAACCCACGGAAATAATGACATCGAGGTTGTAAAGTTTTACTTCTTTCAGTTGTGATTTCCCCTCTATAGCACCATGTTGAATGGTATGTCGGATTTTCCGACATACCTTATTCTCTTCCAGTTCACCTTCCTTAAAAATGTTGGAAATATGTTCTGTAATAGTACTACGTCCTTTATTGAACAACATGGCTATCTGCTCTTGTGTCAGCCACACCGTTTTATCTTCCAACCTTACATCCAGACGAATAGTTCCGTCTTCTGATTGATAGATTACAATATTTCCTTGTTCGTCCATATTTTACCACATATAACCTTCAACTTTCAAAATTAATAATGTGAGTTCATCGTCATTAGAACATGTGAATCCAGCTTCTCTGTCCCTTTGATTCTGTGATTTATGTAGTCTTATTTTATTATGACCTTTACGCTCTTATCACAAATATTTACGATGCCAACTTGTCCTCTCGCCAGCGAAGTTTTCACATTTGTTGTCTTTGAATCGACTACAGCACCTCCTACCTTCTTGCCTGTAATGTCAAATACACTAATTGATGTTCCTAAATCAGCACCTTGTATAGTCAAAACATTTCCGTTACTTTGAATAAGCACAGCCTTGGCACTAACATTGGTTATACCATCAATCATGCCTTCTTTTGTTGGTTCAGTATCAATCCAGCAGAGGGTTGCTCTTGCGATGTCTGAGGGGGCATGATTAGGCACCTGAGCATAGACACTAATATTATAGGTAGCAGAAAGTGAGATGGTAGCACTATTGTGCTGGGTCACATCTGTATCCGTAATTACTGAAATGAACTCTGCTCCTTCTGTCTCACATGTGAATGACAATTGACCATTCTCATACTTAATGGTTGGTGTTGCACATTTTGGTACTGCAACGAATGTACCTGTAACTGTTACGTCATGCGCTGGCATAATTTCTGGAATCTCGCTCCATCCAGAAAACACAAATCCTTCTCGTACTGGTTCAGGTTCTGCGATAATTTCCTCGTCTTCCTCAATAGAGTACGTTTTGTACACTTCTC
The sequence above is a segment of the Prevotella sp. E9-3 genome. Coding sequences within it:
- a CDS encoding serine/threonine-protein kinase yields the protein MHHENFDSSASGYITNSFEGISQTFTDVEILTTSEVNVVAKAKRYGRWWLLKGLRKEVAGEAGYQQRLRKELEILMLLQHPNVVATYGIEEVENLGRCIVMEYVDGVTLNEWLTEKPTRRMRIRVMLEITDAVSYLHTKGIVHRDLKPTNIIVTGNGSHVKLIDLGLADTDSHTILKQPAGTPRYMSPEQKQTTVADARNDIYSLGIIMQQMELGWRYHYIIKRCLRPIEDRYQQIAELQHAIRSANSRIRRIAVCLGAILIMALLLLIGLQMRRAKEQDERLAAIHASYQQQLEAQQQKLKQLGDSTTELKLYNQQQRQKEIALETSRRKVENAISKGKALVDKTMRQTNIDKHLDTLTNILYIWSDFTYRSKSGERAIEMYLKQMDSSFSDAEKEVIRKSMYRHNEAIVAKWRKRLVSISK
- the rhuM gene encoding virulence RhuM family protein, coding for MDEQGNIVIYQSEDGTIRLDVRLEDKTVWLTQEQIAMLFNKGRSTITEHISNIFKEGELEENKVCRKIRHTIQHGAIEGKSQLKEVKLYNLDVIISVGYRVKSIQGTRFRQWATERLHEYIVKGFTLDDERLKNLGGGSYWKELLDRTIADLAGSEKVQSMHIAEAIGYRNLDRGDWAERGI